In Phyllopteryx taeniolatus isolate TA_2022b chromosome 8, UOR_Ptae_1.2, whole genome shotgun sequence, one genomic interval encodes:
- the LOC133481766 gene encoding transmembrane 4 L6 family member 1-like — translation MCSSIKCVGWGRRKCYLRRRDTSRVLIRKRDASCVLPRWRARVRVSYFRHLGFLFGSLRGELPSDAKALRRRGSASGMCVSRCLRCVGVALVALATVCAAANLLLLLPELKVRFLLEGHVTREASWATGLWSSGLLVALGARAFLRSGRAPGCCAFRTGMLRLSLYSCACLLPSALCCVVSATGLVQGPLCLYNATSGAAWGVPLRPTADRDAGYLYNRSAWSGVCLEPKGVVQWNVVLFSVLGGASGLQALLCAANVVNTLLGAVLGRGGPRLSVTSV, via the exons ATGTGTTCAAGTATCAAATGCGTGGGTTGGGGGCGACGCAAGTGTTATTTACGACGACGCGACACTTCCCGCGTCCTTATAAGGAAACGAGACGCTTCCTGCGTCCTTCCGAGGtggcgcgcgcgtgtgcgtgtgtcctaTTTTAGACACCTCGGCTTCCTCTTCGGGTCACTCCGAGGTGAACTTCCATCGGACG CAAAAGCTTTGCGGCGGCGCGGCTCCGCTTCCGGCATGTGCGTGTCCAGGTGTCTGCGCTGCGTGGGTGTGGCCCTGGTCGCCCTGGCGACCGTGTGCGCCGCCGCCaacttgctgctgctgctgccggaGCTGAAGGTCCGCTTCCTGCTGGAGGGTCACGTGACCCGCGAGGCCTCCTGGGCCACGGGACTCTGGAGCTCCGGACTCCTG GTCGCGCTCGGCGCTCGAGCGTTTTTGCGGAGCGGCCGCGCGCCCGGATGCTGCGCCTTCAGGACTGGG ATGCTGCGTCTGTCGCTGTACTCGTGCGCGTGCCTGCTGCCTTCGGCTTTGTGCTGCGTGGTGAGCGCGACGGGtctggtccaaggtcctctttgcCTCTACAACGCCACCAGCGGAGCGGCCTGGGGCGTCCCGCTCCGGCCCACCGCCGACAG GGACGCCGGGTACCTTTACAACCGAAGCGCGTGGTCGGGCGTGTGTTTGGAGCCCAAGGGCGTGGTCCAGTGGAATGTAGTTCTCTTCAGCGTGCTAGGGGGCGCCAGCGGGCTGCAGGCGCTCCTCTGCGCCGCCAACGTCGTCAACACCCTGCTGGGCGCGGTGCTGGGCCGCG GCGGGCCCCGTTTGAGTGTGACGTCAGTGTGA
- the ppp1r14ab gene encoding protein phosphatase 1, regulatory (inhibitor) subunit 14Ab isoform X2 — protein sequence MAANRAGRRVDKVCGHRSPNRALQRRQQARVTVKYNRKELQRRLDAEKWIDCGLDRLYAGREEDMPEEVNIDDLLDLKTDAERTRRLQEILHSCNNNTEVFIGDLLAKLHGLQKQEELHNDGIDLPQLHVYPARPGSADGDALR from the exons ATGGCTGCGAACCGGGCGGGGCGGCGGGTCGACAAGGTGTGCGGCCACCGGTCGCCCAACCGCGCCCTGCAGCGGCGCCAGCAGGCTCGAGTAACCGTCAAGTACAACCGCAAGGAGCTCCAGCGCAGGCTGGACGCGGAGAAGTGGATCGACTGCGGCCTGGACCGGCTCTACGCGGGCCGG gaggaggacatgcCCGAGGAGGTGAACATCGACGATCTTCTGGACCTGAAGACGGACGCTGAGAGGACGCGCAGACTGCAG GAGATTCTTCACTCgtgcaacaacaacacagag GTTTTCATCGGCGACTTGCTGGCCAAACTTCACGGCCTGCAGAAGCAGGAGGAGCTGCACAACGACGGCATCGACCTACCGCAGCTCCACGTCTACCCCGCCCGCCCCGGATCGGCCGACGGGGACGCGCTGCGCTGA
- the ppp1r14ab gene encoding protein phosphatase 1, regulatory (inhibitor) subunit 14Ab isoform X1: MAANRAGRRVDKVCGHRSPNRALQRRQQARVTVKYNRKELQRRLDAEKWIDCGLDRLYAGREEEDMPEEVNIDDLLDLKTDAERTRRLQEILHSCNNNTEVFIGDLLAKLHGLQKQEELHNDGIDLPQLHVYPARPGSADGDALR, encoded by the exons ATGGCTGCGAACCGGGCGGGGCGGCGGGTCGACAAGGTGTGCGGCCACCGGTCGCCCAACCGCGCCCTGCAGCGGCGCCAGCAGGCTCGAGTAACCGTCAAGTACAACCGCAAGGAGCTCCAGCGCAGGCTGGACGCGGAGAAGTGGATCGACTGCGGCCTGGACCGGCTCTACGCGGGCCGG gaggaggaggacatgcCCGAGGAGGTGAACATCGACGATCTTCTGGACCTGAAGACGGACGCTGAGAGGACGCGCAGACTGCAG GAGATTCTTCACTCgtgcaacaacaacacagag GTTTTCATCGGCGACTTGCTGGCCAAACTTCACGGCCTGCAGAAGCAGGAGGAGCTGCACAACGACGGCATCGACCTACCGCAGCTCCACGTCTACCCCGCCCGCCCCGGATCGGCCGACGGGGACGCGCTGCGCTGA